The nucleotide window AAGACTTTAATCTAATCACAGATCCAATTGCGATACCAACTCGCAAAGTTAACACAACAACATGCAAGCAAAAGGATATGGCGATTGCGGTGAGGAACATGCAGCTGCGATGGGGCCTGGTGAAAAGAGGCAGACGAAGGAGGAGATTGAGGGTGCTCCACCACCATCTCCAATCTTCAGTGGTGATGTCACTAACGGTGCTAGTAGCAGCGTCACGGTCGACGCCTCTGCAGAAGGGAAAGGGAAGGTTGTTGCAGTGATGGAGATGATGAACGCGACTCCACTAGATCTGATCTGCGACACCAGTGGTGCAGTGCTCCGAAAACCGAGATGAGCAAACGGTAGCTACATCGTTGCAGAGAGGAAGCAAGCGAACTTCTCTAGCGCGTGGGATTATGGAACCTATCTGGGAGAAGATCGCAGAAGAAGATGAGGCTGGTGTGGTGGAACTTGGAAGAGAAATTAGGGTTGAAGTGTGGTGACTGGTGAATGAGGGAATGAGTCTGCTGTTTGCATAAGGGGTAGGGTAATTGGGTTACCGGGTCAGCTTGTAAGTGGGTTgggcttgttttttttttttgggtcagcTTGTAAGTGGGTTGGgcttgtttttttttatcaattataaaAACCGTTAAAAACCCGTCCGGTTTGACCGGTTTACCGGTTAACCACCGGTTCGATCGgttttttaccggttttttgCAGACTGGTTTTTGAAATCAACCGGACCGGCCTGATGACCGGTTCCCGGTTAATCCGGTTAAACCGGCCGATCCgatccggttttcagaaccatggTTAGCAATTTAAACACTCTCTGCACTATAATGTCATGAACTAGCCTAGGTTTGAACTCTTTGCATATATCTATACCCGTTTTGATCAATTTTCAGTTCATTTCAGagagatttttattagtttttaggtagGAGTGTGTTtgtatttgtttttaaaatgttattttacacgttaatttaaatatagtgtGGGGTGTTGTTACTACATGGGCTCATATTTTGTCCTCTGTTGTTTGTAAATAGTGGTGTGATGGATATCATTGTTGATACGTGTTTCAAATGTTTGTGATATAAAGATTTTAAGTGTTACTTAGAatatattagtttatatttttagaatgttttaatttaatttgatgaattttgattttatttatttaattactagattGGGCCTTATGTTTGTGGGTTAAGGGTTTTCTAtattttaacctaataagaggttataaatacctcATAAACTAGGATAGTTATAATACAAAATGATTTAAAGGTTTGAAAATCTCTTTTGATTTCGTGATGAAACCATGGTGTGGACAATTGAGGTTGAGGAGTCTCTCTCTTGTTGCATCGAGGAATTGGGtagaaggttgaggagtcccttcGAATCAATTCCCAAACAATGGCGTTGACAAGTTAGGTTGACGAGTCATTTTCTTGTTGCATCAAGAAATTGGGTAGAAGTAGAGTGATTCTCCTTGCACTCAATTTCaatctatcctttttatttcaatttcaatttcaatgaatctttttttattcagtTTAAATCCTTAtcttcttatttatcttttatttctttatcatttgGTATTAGAACTCAGGTATTATATTAATTCTTATTAAtctatatttgttcttattttatcataaaaaagaGTCTCGCATCTTTCATTAGttcttttattcttgtttttgtttgcatttcattattgttttgttattattgttgattttattgtttaaaaaaataaaaaaatatacagtgcaaaaaaaattaaaaaaagaaatatatacaaaaaggaaaaaacaaaaaaaaattatcttcctTGTAATTATTGTCCTTTTCATATACTATTTTTTCACCTACAAGATTCGATGACGAATCTTTTTTGAAGAGGAAAGTAATGATACGTGTTTCAAATGTTTCTGATATGAAGAATTCAAGTGTTATTTAGAagatagtttatatttttagaatgttttaatttaatttggtgtattttgattttatttatttaattactagattGGGCCTTATGTTTGTGGATTAAGGGTTTTCTAtattttaacctaataagaggttataaatatCTCATAAACTAGGGTAGTCGCAAGACAGAATGATTTAGAGGTTTAAAAATCCCTTTTGGTTTCGTGATAAAACCATGGTGTGGACAATTGAGGACTTGAGGTTGAGGAGTCTCTCTTGTTGCATCGGGGAATTAGATAGAAAGTTCAGGAGTCCCTTCCAATCAATTCCCAAATTATGGCGTTGACAAGTTAGGTTGAGGAGTCTCTTTCTTGTTGCGTCAAAAAATTGGGTAGAAGTATAGAGTGATTCTCTTTGTACTCAATGTCaatctatcctttttatttctatttcaatttcaatgtttttttttattcagtttaaattcttatctttttatttatcttttatttctttatcattAACCCTAACACACACACTTGCCTCATCCATTTTCTCACACACAGTGCGGTCACCCCTATTACCCTAACCctagtttatatttatttttggaaattatGACTATAGTGAATGATCTATTCCATGAATGATAGTTATTTTCTGTTAGAACAGGGATAATCAAGATTGAGATAGAATTTTTACTTTGATGGATGTAATAGGGATTGGTTGGATCCTGAACTAAATTGAAAGATTGATTATTCATTGTAGGAGGGATGAAAAAAAAGTATGGTGATTTCTCACAGAAAAGATGATAGGTTATATATCCTCCTCAAAGAAGATACTATAGTTTTGATACCATAATAAAACTAtgagagaataaaaaaaaattaaggatTTTTATTATTGTGTTGTTATTGAATTACGGAAAAATAATGCTGCCTATTAATACTAATTACTAAactgattttgaattttaaaataagttaaaacaACCAAAATCTCTAAATGATTCCGTTAGAGAAATATAagtataactaatttaaaaaagataaatttaacaaattttctttttagaagaaaaagataaaataacaaataaaaataacacaaaaatttaatatagGCCAAAACCCACACAAAGAAGAAAATAGTTGTCcgaaaaaatttcaataaaatcagtctgattttcaaaaatgaatTGCATTTAAATNNccatacaaaaaaaaaaaaaaactgcaaTAAATGtcaaaatcatcatcaacaatTTCCGGGAAGAAACTAATCCAAACATTAATATTAAGCAATAGCGACCGTGGTTACCAGGCTTTCAGTAATCAACAGTGACGATGTCTTCGAAAACATCTTGTCTCACAACCGATTGGCAACGGTGGATACCAACGGCTGATGGCAATAGCAGAAGACACTGGAAGCGAAGGCGCTCGAGAAGTGGTCTTCTTCGTAGCACAACAGTAACCatagagaaagaaaggaaatgtGTCATCTTGCAATTTCTGTTGAGTCTGATCAGGAATAGAGGTTCTATTAATTTCGGACATACTTTCGGGCCTGAATATTCCAACATTCATGATTTGCTTCTTAATTAATTTCTATTACATACACAAAATATTTACTCAGTCTTCATTAAAATTTATCGTCCTTGATATAGTTAATGTTGTTGGTTTTTGCTCTCTAAAATTATCTTGGTAAGAATTTGATTGGAGAGTCATCTTTAGCCATCTTCACCACCAGAGACGTCATCATttaacaaattcaacaaataattacagtttgaataaaaataaacttttggaaCATGCACTAAATATACTCTAAAATTACACAAGTTTTAGTCATATAGAACGAAATGATgcgataaattaattatttaaagtttaattctaaaataaaaataaatatttaaatcaaaatatgtgAAGGGATTTAGTTCATatgttaaatatatatacaattaatcgcaaaaaaaataaatatacaattaGATTTAGGTATTTGCTACGGTACGTAGATAAATTCATACGTATTGATACATTTAAAATATAGACAAATAATAATTAGCTATGTGGAAATTATTTTCCACATCAgcatgtattttttaaaatatatatattatattatatcacCACTTTTACTATAACACTCTTTTCCCTAATTACTGACAAAAAATTCGTCGAAAAATTCAACGTTCTAGGGAAATTGAGGGAAGAATTTACTAAGGGGAAATCTGTCGGTAACTGCTAAAAATTTGTCGAAAAAATATCGATGGAAAAAATCCGTCGACAAATAATTTCCGACGaggcttttacagagggacaaaatctgTCAGTAATTTTGTcggtaacaaaaaatttgtctGTAATAAAGACCAAGTCCGTTtataaatctgtctgtattaagtaattttctagttgtgaccccaaactcaaatgatatatatatatatgacaaaGATTAAGTACACACATCACAGTCACCAAGAATAAAGTAATTAAGAACACTGTAATTAATATTAGGTGTTTGTTACGGTACGATAATAAATTCATACGTACCGATACATTTAAAATATGGACAAGTAATAATAAGTCACATGGAATTTATTTTCTACATCGATCAacgtttaatttttttcttttttaaatatatattatatcaccacttttgctaaaatacccttttaattaaataaaaataaaaaacatttatttatttaattttataaaaagacttAAACATCCTTACTTTATTCGATtagacaaaaatatccttttaaatcaatcaaattttaaaattaaacaataaaatataacaaaaatatatctaaaaaacaaaaaaaaataaaataaattgtttcTGAAATTTAGGTTTCAAAAACGCTCCTCATCTTCCcaaattcttttaataaaacATTGTTTTTGAAATCTGGTTTCAAAAATTCTCTTCATCAAGTTCTTCTCTCCTCTACGTATCTCTATCTCTCTTCTCCTGGAGCTCGgcctctctcatctctctcacTGTGGCGATGCCGTTTCTCTCGGTCTCGTCATCGTCTTGCACATATATAGTCGTGCGCCTTCGTTGCGCTCTTCATCGCCGGTGGCAGAAACAGCAGGTTCTGGGACTCATCGTCTTCTTGCTTCGAGTGCTGTCGTCAGCCTCCTTCGCGCAATCAAAAGCTACTTCATGATTTGGTGAGTTCTAACAAAGGTAGGATTTTATTGTTCCAAGTTAGATAAAACTTGAAACCGTGACACTgatattttcttcccttttcatTGGAATCATCGAAACCAAAGCCACACACTGTTAAAACCAGTGTTCCTCGGTTTTGAAGATGCTGCCTGATCAGAGAAAAAAGGTAAAGTTCTTTTATACTCAATTGGATCTCATGACTGATCTTCTTGGAACACCATCTcttttaacttctcttatgcaTTTATTTGTGCTTGTTCAAATGGTGCTGCCTGTTTTGTACTTATAAATAACTAACTCATTCAGGGAAAAGTATTTCTGATATTCTGTTATTTATTAAGAATTAGAATGCTCATGATAAGATACAAGTAAAAACTGAAAGAAGTTAGGGAAAAGAGTATTGCCTTtcacaacaacaatgaagatttTTGTTCATTGAAATATTAATTCAATTGGACACGAGGAAAaacttaagaaaaatattaattcccttttttttcATCGTGTCCAATTGAATTAATATTTCAATGAACAAAAatctttattgttgttgtgaaAGGCAATACTCTTTTCCCTAACTTCTTCCAGTTTTTACTTGTATCTTATCATAAGCATTCTAATTCTTAATAAATAACAGAATATCAGAAACACTTTTCCCTGAATGAGTTAGTTATTTATAAGTACAAAACAGGCAGCACCATTTGAACAAGCACAAATAAAtgcataagagaagttaaaagAGATGGTGTTCCAAGAAGATCAGTCATGAGATCCAATTGAGTATAAAAGAACTTTACCTTTTTTCTCTGATCAGGCAGCATCTTCAAAACCGAGGAACACTGGTTTTAACCGTGTGTGGCTTTGGTTTCGATGATTCCaataaaaagggaagaaaatatcAGTGTCACGGTTTCAAGTTTCATCTAACTTGGAACAATAAAATCCTACCTTTGTTAGAACTTACCAAATCATGAAGCAGCTTTTGATTGCGCGAAGGGGGCTGACGACAGCACTCGAAGCAAGAAGACAATGAATCTCAGAACCTGCTGTTTCTGCCACCGGCGATGAAGAGCGCAACGAAGGCGCACGACTATATATGTGCAAGACGATGACGAGACCGAGAGAAACGGCATCGCCACGgtgagagagatgagagaggcCGAGCTCCAGGGGAAGAGAGATAGAGATACGTAGAGGAGAGAAGAACTTGATGAAGAGAGTTTTTGAAACCAGATTTCAAAAACAATgttttattaaaagaatttgGGAAGATGAACAACGTTTTTGAAACCTAAATTTCAgaaacaatttattttatttttgttttttagatatatttttgttatattttattgtttaattttaaaatttgatcgatttaaaagggtatttttgtctaatcaaataaagaaaaaatgttcAAGATTTTTNNNNNNNNNNNNNNNNNNNNNNNNNNNNNNNNNNNNNNNNNNNNNNNNNNNNNNNNatatatatatatatatattttaaaaaaatacatgctGATATGGAAAATAAATTTCATATAACTAATTATTATTTGTCTATATTTTAAATGTATCGATACGTATGAATTTATCAACGTATCGTAGTAAACACATTAGATTTATTATGCAATAATATATAAGAAAAGAAATTTACCTTCTAACTTCCAAAGGATATCAGTGTAATTgtcattaaataatatttaaacatttttttggatttgtgaaattaaataaaaccaCTTTCCAGCCAAGCCATGCATACGTTGTAATATTTTCAGTAAAGAGAAAAGTGCgtggaaaaaaatatattatttattgacAAACTGAAACGTGTGTTCAAATATCATTACCCAAAATTAAATCATTCTTTGGTTTAGTTTATGTAAGTCTGTAGCATAATATAATCCAGCCAGCACTTTACTCACATTCTTTACACTTCACTACAGCACTCATAATATgcactcacattcttcacacTACAATACAACAAGTTCCATCAAGTATGAAACCCTTTTCCTCTGCATGAACTTTTCACAAGCATTTCGTTCCTTAATCTAGATGCATTCCCATGTGACTTATTTACGTACTTTATGCACAAAATCTTTATcgttataaaatatattaggaTTCCTCCAGTTTTTTGCCATTCTATATATCCATATATACTACTTCATAAAGATATTAGAGGGACACAAGCAAGCCatctatgattttttttttctactgtAATAAGTTGCTATATGTATAAGACGGAATTTGAACTTCCAACACATACTCAAACGAATTAATGAACTAACCATTAGACCAATGAAGTTGGTTAGCCATCCGTGATGATGCTACACGCTTTCTAACGCATTTTTTGCATGCAATATGATTTAAGACCAAGTGGTGTATATATATTGTAAcatctattaaaaaataactgtTTATTCATATAGCTTGGTTTGATCTTTAATTAAATAACTTCAGTAACGCATGTTTCGATAAATTGAAAACGTTTCAAAAACGATAGTGGTGCAAACGCGTTGGATTCTCATAAATTGTTACCACTACTATTTATCATAAGTTGTCATAACgtatttttttcgattttctttTCCGTGAATTGGGAAGAGCTACGGTACGTTAGAAAATGGCATTTATCCTGTATTtattaagaattattttcgtaTTTTGTTATAACATGAAAATACGTtataaaatacattaattttcttttttgttatcaCTTCAAACATGAAAATGCATTAtctgctttttttatttttaaaaatgagaAAATCCTAAAGAGCTAGCATTACACATCCAACGTTGCTGCTAAAATTTAAAACAGTACTAATCCACTTTGTTTTGATTCAATTGTCAATTTGAActtgaataatttattatcttCAATAATGACATAActgtttaaaattgattttagagCTTGATTTCAAAAACGTAGAGAACGAAAAAATCgcaaaaaacgaaaaaagaaaacacagagaatgaacaaagagaaatgcagAAATAAAAGAGAACGCAGATAAAAAACGCtgagaaaatttgaaaagaaaacaaaatcctTTAAAAAAATGCAGTAATATATTCGCGCattgattgaaaaattagttaaataatggcGCATGAGGTGAATTAAGTTAAAAAAACTTGTATAGATCAGACTTATTTGTGTAAATAActtatatacaaaaaatatttgaattacaAAATAGAAAACCTCCCAACTTGATATAAATGTCCAGATAGTAGATTATGTTTCATCAGTTACTCATcccagaaaagaaaataaaaaaagaaacaaaatatatatgtttccttaatataataatttcatatcatgcccatatttatcttttctttaatatattttcaagcaaaaaaatatcttttaaacaAGTTTTGATCAAAAACTCAAATTTGGTGAAGaattttgtataattaattaattatctctATAGCTATGacaattttagaaaattaaattaaaacacaaaatttcatgcagataatttaatttctttgtcaTTAATAACTATTTCTAGTGATctgaaataataatataaacaatGGATATTATGTGGTTTTTTAAACTATTTCATaagttttctaatttatttgctTACAGCTTACAAGTTGATCGAAAagctgttttttttattatcatatattttaatttgacagattaataactaatttatcttaaattatatttttattatttaaaaatttattattgttcaATTAACCCAAATTGGTTggtcaaaaaatatttattaataataaaattaagggGAGACAAAAGTAACCACCCACCTTAGGCTTCAATTTACATTATATCCTACAAGGATTCCAGAAATTTCAGTAACATGATTATTAATTAGTTGAACAAACTCTGACATTAGAATAATGTACCTAATCCAACATGTGGCTGTAGTCTCACACTTTATTACGAGCTAGTAGTTATGGAAATATtctgaaattataaaatttgtgttATAAATAGGATATGATTTTTGTACCGTTTTAGTTAAGATCGGAGACTAATTTCTACTTATTTTTCCGTTTTTCATAAATCATTTTGCATGATCATTTCTACACTAGGTTGGACTTTCCTACAATTTTATTAGTTAGTTAATACTCAATAGTGTGTGTGTTTCAAGAGCAGAAGAGGACAAGAGAAAAGATTATCaaaacctctttttttttttttaatgttaacTCTTTCTTTTCTagtttatttcattattttcatttactaaaaaattaattatttagaatttaatttagacAAAAGTGTATCCAAGTACATcaactttttaataaattaaaaaaaaaaagaccaaTGGAAAAGAAAGCTGCACagaattatatataattgtatatgcagcttttatttttaattgaaaacaTTAATTACTgaaagttttatatttttaggataaattattaaaattgaattcaaaatttatctctcgttgataaaaataatatgaaaaacaaataatcctcaaaaagtaaaagacatgaaatatatttttaaaaaggcTTGAGATatcaaattagaaaaataaaacatttttatttttaaaatttaataattttacactaaagaaattttttcaaatttttctggAAACGACTACAAATTCTTTAAGAAAATGGGAGAAAAAAGTCATCCAAgtgtttcctttttttttgctaataattactcaaatattttggaaaatatttttagattaaatGTATAAATCACTTGTTAAATACAAaagttattttaataaaaatatgatattttttatttttttgcgatatttttaaatttttttaaaattatttatatattttaaaaaaaatttaaatataaaatttcaaatattattttaatacttTAGACATATactcatatttatatttaactACGAAAATTTTAGTGGGTACACAGCatctatcatcatcatcatcaaggtaTTAATTTATAATGAAATCAATCTACCGTTCACTAATCCATGTATGTGGCAGTGATACAGTGATTTGTGAATGATCTCCAATCTGAATAGACCATTTGTAGTTGAGTACAGGTTATGCCGCTATTAATTATTACCCAAAGTTGGCTTAGAATTCGTATCCGTTGAGTCAAAATTCaaagtgaaaaggaaagaaaatttaatgtaataataaattctacccgtccccctctctctttctctctctgtttatttattttttattaaaatctagaaaaaaagaaaattattttttttatttttattttctaaattgaaaatctattttttattaaatagatttcaaaatccaattttaaaaagaaaaaaaatttgacataTTTCATTTTTCCATTATTCAATAAGACAATTAAtccaaaaattattatattttaaattttatgtattattatttaatttatttttaatatatattttatatctataaCTAACTTTAAGGTTGatttattattcaataaaaacTTTTAATAGTTGTATTCCATATTCTAATTGGTAATTACCAATTAGCAATAGAAAAATTACAGGATAAGTACAAAGCATTGGCGTTATGAATTATAAATAGATGATCTCTGAACGAAAATTTCATCATCATAACATCTGTGATAGTTCATAGAAACACTATACATACATTGATTCAAAACCATGGCTACCCTTATTGCTCCACCCAACCACTCTCCCCAGGAAGATGCTGAATCTCTCAACAAGGCTTTCCAAGGTGGAACAATTACATTTGTTTCTCAGTCTTATATATGCATTGATTCTATTTTGAACTTGTTAGtacattttttattgttatattattttcttttaaaactttGGAGAATTGAATAGTTTATGTCATCTGATTGTCCTATTTAGACCGGAATTTGAAATgaattaattaagtaaatatATGAACTTATATTGTAGGATGGGGTACTGATGAAAGGAGCGTGATAGCAATATTGGGTCATAGAAATGTTCATCAGAGGCAGCAAATCAGAAGAGCTTATGAAGAGATCTTCCATGAAGATCTTGTTAAGCGCCTCGAATCGGAGATCAGAGGAGACTTTGAGGTaccattattaattaatttgtcCCATGATTCACCATAAAAGAATATGATCATGTTATATGATTCTGAAAACTCTCACTAATTCTATTTGTTTATTACaaattttacttgattttttttagtcttggtaatattttgtgtcttttgtggtCTTGTATTTGAACCTTCTCacttaattttttgaatatttgtGAGTGTTTGaactattgaaaaataaaattattgaaaaccGTGACTAATTCTGTTGTTTACTATTGGTACTGAAAAACCAGAAAGCTGTTTATCGGTGGATTCTAGAACCTGCGGATCGCGATGCTGTTTTGGCTAATGTAGCCATTAGGAATGGCATGAACTACCATATCATTGTGGAAATTTCATGTGTTCTGTCCCCTGAGGAGCTTTTAGCGGTGAGGCGCGCTTACCTCAACCGTTACAAGCGGTCCTTGGAGGAAGATGTTGCGGCGCATACTTCCGGACATCTTCGCCAGGCAAgtcattttttcattttatcttattatttaatagttaatttataaataaataataatgttatATCATACTAAAATCAGCTATCAAATTTATACATACcatttagtgattaatttttggTACGTACAGGTATTTAGCTAAATcaaatatcttaaattttattaagaaaaaaacatatttattttatgatatGTTATGGTATTTAGGGATGAACGCGGATCGGATTaaatatggaaaaaaatttgatctAAGTTTGGATCCGATCCAATCCGCATATTTGTGGATCGGATCGGAATGAATATCGGATATATctgcaaaatacaaaaatatttttaaaagtttatttttattttaaaaatatcaataaaatttttttctattcttttaaatatatttactcttaaataatattaaacatatattttttaaataataaattaaaataatacaacatgtatcataattattagttggaataaaacataaaaaaatatttacttgcttattttttttatttttgcgaATATGTGAATACCTATAAAAAATCCCTAATCTAATCCTATTAGGGTGTAGATCGGCGGATTCATATCCGTAATTTTCAGATCGAATTGAGATAAACACCACAAATATATGGATTGGATCCGATTCATGAACACTCCTAAACTGTTGATGATATGTGAATTTTTATTGGGGATGATTTTGTGCAGCTTTTGTTGGGGCTAGTGACTGCATACAGATACATTGGTGATGAGATCAATGCAAAACTGGCACAATCTGAAGCTGAGATTCTTCATGAGGCtgtgaaagagaagaaaggtAGCCAAGAAGAAGCCATAAGAGTCCTTAGCACAAGGAGCAAGACTCAACTCATTGCTACTTTCAACCGTTACAGAGAGACCCATGGCACTTCCATCACCAAGGTATACATAAATGTTAACCCTCTTATGTTCTCTatagtttatacttttatttattttctttgatatatttttttaagattttagctTGCTGTAAAATAGATGAATTTTGAGTTTGATAGAtgcttattatttttattcccTTGTTTTGATCTAGAacgtttaattattttttattcttcttgttaatttattctattaaataTTGACATAGTAGGTTAAGTACTAATTTGATATGTCTTATCATATTTAGTATTTATCCGAATAATCTAATGAGTAATAccagaataatttttttgaaagcttttattttttttataatatattactttttggaaaagaaaagggATATTCCGATGTTTTAAACTTATTATTTGTAAATATTTGGAATTTTGGATGCAGAAACTGTTGGATGAAGCTTCCGATGAGTTTCAGAAGGCTTTGTACACTGCCATTCGTTGCATCAATGATCATGTTAAGTACTATGAGAAGGTAAAACCAACTCTCTACCTACTAGTTTTCACCAACATcgtttatttctttatttttgtcattgaaaaattttattggtGTCTTCAATGCGACAAAATcaatgtttgaatttttgcacaATTGTGTATATGTTCTTGGAACCCacctttttctttataatttcttttacCCTACTTTTTGGTGAATTTTTTCCCTTGTGCAATAAGATAGTTAAATCAGCAATAGCATATAAGATGCACCCAAAAACAAAACAT belongs to Arachis duranensis cultivar V14167 chromosome 8, aradu.V14167.gnm2.J7QH, whole genome shotgun sequence and includes:
- the LOC107462945 gene encoding annexin-like protein RJ4, producing MATLIAPPNHSPQEDAESLNKAFQGWGTDERSVIAILGHRNVHQRQQIRRAYEEIFHEDLVKRLESEIRGDFEKAVYRWILEPADRDAVLANVAIRNGMNYHIIVEISCVLSPEELLAVRRAYLNRYKRSLEEDVAAHTSGHLRQLLLGLVTAYRYIGDEINAKLAQSEAEILHEAVKEKKGSQEEAIRVLSTRSKTQLIATFNRYRETHGTSITKKLLDEASDEFQKALYTAIRCINDHVKYYEKVVRNAIKKVGTDEDALTRVVVSRAEKDLKIISEVYYKRNSVLLEHAVAKETSGDYKHFLLTLLGKQE